The Pyrus communis chromosome 5, drPyrComm1.1, whole genome shotgun sequence region AAAACGGCTTAAAGATGTCATTAAGAACAATTAAGGCAGTTGGAGAATTTTTGAATGAATAAGTAAAGAAAGTTGGAgcccttttttattttgggatttttaagGATGAAGGGAAGAGTTTGAGGTTATATAATTGACATGAAGAGGAGTCATCTAGCTGTTGAATATGGACCAACTTCTTTAGGGATCAACGAATCTGACAGTTAAAATCGGTGAAGAATATCATAggtgatttcttgtttttcacACACACGCAACAAAATGCAAACTTCATCATTGCAACCTTTATGGCACGACTCTTGAGATAGCATGTCTGAATCCAAAACATCTCTATTACTTCACGGAACTGGGTCGCCAAATGAAGATAGAAGACTAAACAGTACGTATTCCAACTTACTCCAAAGGATATGGGCCTTGGATAACTATCCATCCTCAAGGGGAACAAGTTCTTTTTCAGATATATAGTTTGGAGtaattgtgggaccatgattttctagtGCCAAAGTAAGATCAGAATACAGTTACCTAAGAAGTCCGAAGATGGACTCAACAGCTCCAAGAGGAGTTGGATCAGAGGAAGCAGTGATACCACCATCATATTGTTCCAAGGCAGTAAGTGAAGTCCGAGCGACTTCACTAAGATTGACTATGTTTGTTCCGCAAGATAAGAGGATTTGATTCAGCACAAAGTTAGGCATATCCTCTACATTATCTTGcagttcctacaatctagggatTGACGTGTCCTGCAACTAATTACACTCttaagaggatgcaatatctacttctagatatcctctaggattctctGGCTTCATACAAGGATTCTGTCCTAACAAGCTCTCTCCCCCGGCAAGTATAAATACACTCATTTAGGGTTCGTCATGGGTAATGCAATTATCGCACTCTAATTCTCTTTCCCCACCGCTAGAGTCTTATATTTGCTTACTAATTTGATCGTTGGATAGCCTTTGGCTAGAGACCTCACCCCTCCCCCAAGGCTTGCTCATAACTGTTTTCTATTTGACAGGTTAATCGGACTTGTGCCTCCACCACTCACAGGGGTGCGCGAATTTGATGGATAACATATATGTAATTTCATTGAAGTTGTGCATGTTGGGCTCTCTTAGGGGTATGGAGTGATAATTTTCAAAGACTGGTTTCATGTTTTTGGGCTGGGTTTCAGtgggttttgagtttttgtctcAAAATTATAGAATTTAAAAGTAGCGGAATTCTTATAATATTGGTTGTATTTTTGTCTCTCTAAGTAATGCTCCAGAAAGAAACGATAGGTTGATAGGTCTACATGAGGTTATGTTTGTCATATTCTTTTGATATATAcgaaaacaataattaattaggaaGGAAAAACTAGTACTTTGGTGGGAATCAAGAGGCCAAGAGTTGGGCTTTAACTTGAGTTGgggaataaataaacaaaagagtaatgttacggagattatttttttaaatcatataatttgacggttgatggttgaattttttctttaaatcattaaaataaaaaaaaataaaaaaaatcaaactatcAACCGTCACATAATGAATTCAACCATTAACCATTACATTTTTgtagtttacaaaatatgatctTTCTATCATTTctcataaataaagaaaaagaaaaccaaaagcatAGCTAGGAATAAAAAAGGTTGTTGgctataaaaataataaatttcctAAAAATGTTCGTGgtcagttttttctttttcactcgaTGGATACACGGACGGTGAAATGAAACAACATGTAAATATTGCAAGTCCCCATCCACCATTTCCATTCCCTGCTTTTCACGCTGCAATGAAATTAATCCACTAACTTAATTTATCCATCAACTTTGTCCTTGATGTTTATTGTCACCTTCAGCCACCAACCAAATCATGCAAaactcctcctcctctttgGAATGCGGTTCAAGATTATCCATGCATGAAACTGACTTTTAATCACTACTTTTGAAcacatttcttgttttctattgTTTCCccctttctttattttctttatccAATAAGGAAAGGATGATttgtccttcttcttcttttaatcAACCTATACATCGCTAACTATAGGAACATCTTCAGCCTAAAGAACAAAGGCTAAATCAAGCAAATCGTGTGCTAAGGCAATTAGTATCAACATAGTATTAGTATACATACACACACGTTCAGTTGGGCAAGCTCTAGTTCATAAAATCAAAAGACACGATGACCGACAATCCAATAGCccatatgcatatgttcatagGAGAATATCACATAACTTTAATGCTCTACAATTAAGAGATTCCAGacaaataaaagaacaaaaagacaAGACATGCATGAATAGTCTTGTCAACTTCTACAAGATCGATTGTAATATTCAATTTTGCTAACGTAAATCATTTACGTGAATACGAGTGTGTTGTGACTATTAATAAAATACATCTAAatcatataataatttatatttgAAACTTACTCATATGCACAAAAAGttttttttgaaatgaattACGTACCTAACAGATATTTTCAAATtaacgtgaaaaaaaaaacaaaacaaaatgttgaTTTATATAatcttcttatatttttttccttttttttttttttttttttgaaatttattaGAATAGTTAGTGACCGGATCCCCATCAATCAGTGTCATCCCATTTTCTACAAGAAAAGATAAACTTTAAACTTTTAAAAGGTATAACAATGTGTTCATGTTGGATATGCTGGCTATAACACTGTTCTAACTCATAATTTCCAATACAATAATTATGTTTGACGAATTGCCGCTGCACTTCAGAGCTAACAAGTTTAAAGAGGAACAACAAAAATAAGCTAATTTCGTCTTctgtaaacaaaaataaactcatTTTGTGTAAAGATGTAAAACTCTCTCCCCCAACGCAGTGCATTagttatataatatttttttcaaaagacaAAAGGCTTTGAATTGTTAATCATATGGTATTTAATTATTATACATATTTTTAGATTTTCTGGATTGATATTGTAGTTAATTATGATCAGGTTAATTATGATCAGAActaaattatttcaaattatCTTTCTAACAAAAGTCTAAACAATGAACGTATCTTAAAATTTTAGATTCTCGATATTGTTTTGTTGAAATCAACAAAGAAAATACGACCATACGATCTTACTACTTTATTTATGTCCTGCACATGAACCTTATGACTACCGTCTGAAAGCAATTGCTAATTGATCAACTAGTGCCAATGATATATAGATTAGAATAACAGCGTCCGGCAAAAAATATTATACATTCCTTTATGAATGAACAATTACAGTACACTACTATGAGATAAAAACTGAAAAGAGGCATATAATACGAAAGATTTTAGACACTTCTTACAGCCGATGACACTATGTAACAGACAGAATCATGGACTATTTGAATACATAACAATCATTTGTACTGCACCATCAGTAGTGCCACTTGGACAAGTATATTAGTTTCAATAGAATTAATCTAATGGAACACACATTATACAAGCCCTAGTTGAGGCAGTGGGATATTAACTTTGGTTGGGTTGGATTGGACTTGGTAGGAAGGAAAAGACTGAAGAGAACACCCCATCTGTGGCAATCTGGCCATCTGCAAACCTGCAACTCTGAAAAAGAAGGAGGCAATTTGAGTCCCTTGGGTTTGGCTATTTCGAACAGATTCAATATCATCAAGCATGCCACTGGATGTCACCATCACATAAAAGACATCCCAACACCCAAACTAGGACTTATTACTCTCTATTATCAACTCCTCCGCTTTCTCTCTTtccatctcttttcttttctatcgCGCATTATTTGGGTCCCGCCCATTCTTCCTTTTGTCGCTTATTGTCGGCTCTCCTACTAATCTCTCACTTCCTCCTtactcttttcaaattttcattttccattTAATTAGTCTCCAAAGTTGATAATTATCTGTTTAGCTAAGGAAGTTCATAATTAATTTACTTTACTCAACTACGACTAATTGTTTCTTATTTCTAATGAGAATATGCACGTTTATTAGCACCACTTCTCGTATATCTCACTCTAATGCTACTTCAGCTAGTGTTTCAAACAACTTCATGCATGCTAGTGTTTTTTTAGCACCACTAAATCGACTTAATTAATAGAggtttaaatgattttattcCTTCAATTTATACGACATATATTAACTTTTGTCTATGTAGCCACTCAGTATGtttgtatttctcttcacttataagtgagaggtcttagttcGAATTTgtggatggtgaattcgataccaaactAAGTTGCCTATTATGTGACTTAAACGAATTCCCCCCTCTCTTAGTATAAAATacatcgttgtactaaaaaaaagaaaacttttgTCTATGTAATGAAAATATGGATTGGTCCAAGCCTCCATCagatctatacatacgtatatacatacatacatacatatacatacatatatatatatagggaagtgttattggcactccaaaatttcattctacactcctcactagtgcatttttctttcctaatataaaaagtttggagtgtagaatgagatttttggagtgctaataacaattccctatatatatatatatatatatatatatatatatatataataggttTCCTTGAACTAATTACTAGTATCATTAATCAATTAGGGTTCTAATAATATGATTGTGCCTTTAAACTCGTCCCATACTTCTATCAAATTAGTCTATATATCTTTATGACATACCAAAAAGAAACGAGAAAAACAATAGTACTGCTGAAAAATATGAATATGCTAATTAAAGCTGCTAAATTAAAGTACCTCAACATGAGCCAATCTTTGAAGATACTttgttaaaaaagaagaaaatttgttACTTTGTTGTTTTTGAGAAGGATAATTAAAGTAGCTCAATCTCGGTAAATTATAtagatatatacacacacttTAGAAAAAGGTTGAGAAGACTCGACTCAATCATCTAAATTACTAGTACTGCATTCATGGTAGGTAATTATTCCTCCGGACTGTATGACTAAAatcttcacacacacacacacacacacacagatatatatatatatatatatatatatatatatatatatatatatatataatgttaagggattaaatttttaaactaaatttataaattaaattatgtgtcacTGATAAGATATAAGGCACGTTaacaacacttaagtaataattcaatcatcaacatccacatcatttagtttagaAATTTGATCTCCTAACATTATGTTTAACAAAAATGCTATTCTTACCCTGTTTGTATACTATGTTTGTACGAactatctctctaatagagatgaaaCTCACATGTGTTGATAGaccaattttttaaaccaaatttgtaaatcatatgatgtgtcaccaataaaaaataagcacattaatcagcacttaaataataattcaatcatcaataatcACGTTAtacaatttacaaaatttagtttaaaattttgatttctctaACATTTCCCGTTTAATTGAGCATACCGAGGATActttaagaaatttaattacaatactTTCGATGAATGAAAAGAACCATTAATCCATGTTCATGTATGGTCCTTAGAAAACATCTAAAAGTGAGGGTGACAATGAAGAACAAGAATCAAGACTTTAGCATTATGAGGTCAATAAAGAGAAACCcacccaccaccatcaccacataCACTAATGATTCCACAAAAGatgaataaaaatgaattttccAAGCAAAAACAGACAAAAATCTCacataaaataatacaattaacaGCACTAATGCAGTGACATTTTTGGGGTTATAGTCAAAATAAAgacatttctttatttttcctttcatcATCAATCATAAAGTAAGCCAATGCATAAAGCAATAAGCGCACAcaaaatctaaaagacaatctAAAACATTCTTTGTTCCGCTTAGAGCAGCTGCAGACAAAGAAGGTGAacactttctccctctctctctctctctctgtgaagtCATCAGcttcctttctttccttttctcttctgAATTCATGGATACTGCTCAATGGCTGCAGGTGGGGGgatttataatttttcttctcatgtattcttttttcctttctttaatGTGCATTAGTTCTATGAGCCAAATTTTATTAATCTTGGTTAGAAAGATAGATCAAGCTCCAAAGTGTTTAAAACATATGTATAATTACTGTGTGGGGTATTTGGATATCTTTAATCCAAAGATAAAAGGTTATTTCATACTTCTAGCTATATGAGATGATGTTCATCAAGGCAACTGAAAGTTTCATGATACATGGATCTCTTTTATCCAAAGATAAAAGGTTATTTTGTTCTTTATACATGTAAGCTCAACTTTTTTCTTCCTTCACATGTGATAACTGATAAAGGGATTGAAAAAGGCATTACTTGTTCCTATTATttgtagtttttgtttttaatttttatttattttttcaatatgaTTCTCCCCCAATTAAGTACTAAAAAAGCTGAGGTAGCTAGGCAGCTACTTGTTATGATGATCTATCTCCTTTGTTTATTTAGATTTCTAGATCCGTGTGCATCTGTAGGATATGTTGTTCGTTTTGCttgattttcattaaaatgaattagGGCTCTTAATTTTGATTTCACTCTCTTAATATTGGGAGGCTgtcaattaattataattagggAAGTGGAGAACTTGAGAAGCCCATGGAAGATCATGAGATGGGATCCAATGGATGCACAAGGTCAATGTTGGAGAAAAGGGCAAGACCTCAAGAGCAATTGAATTGTCCAAGGTGCAGTTCAATCAACACCAAGTTTTGTTACTACAACAACTACAGCCTCACTCAACCAAGGTACTTTTGCAAGACATGCAGAAGGTATTGGACTGAAGGTGGAACTCTCAGAAATGTCCCAGTTGGAGGAGGTTcaaggaagaacaagaaatccACATCCTCATCGGCTTCAGTATCGTCAAAGATTACTATTCCTGATCTTAACCCACCAACAACCCTTTCACACTTTTCATCCTCTCACCAAAACCCTAGGGTTACCCATGAAGGCCAAGATCTTAACCTGGCCTTTGATTCTATAGATGCACATTACCATGGTACTACAATGGAAAACAACAATAGTACCAATTCCTCATCAGCTCCTAATCTTTCAGCTATGGAGCTTCTTAGGACTGGCATTGCTTCTAGAGGTGTGAATTCATTCATGCCAACCCAGAATATGCCTGATCATCATTCAAATACGGTACTCTGTCCACCATCATCAGCAGGGTTCTTGCTGCAAGAATTCAAACCAACAAGCCTTGGTTTTTGTGTTGATGGGCTTGGAAATAGGTATGGAGGGGATGATCATGAGAATGTTAATGGTGGAAGGATATTGTTTCCGTTTGGGGATCATCACTTGAAACAGATTTCAAGCACTGCAGGTCATCATGAAGTACTTCATCGTCATCAGAACAAGGGGCAAGGGAACCCAACAGGGTATTGGAATGGTTTATTAGGTGGAGGCTCGTGGTGATGATTAAATAAGTGAAGGATCGGatgagggagaaaaaaaaagacaagaaaGAAAGTGTATGTTCACTTTTAGtttcttcctttttaatttttttttgccctTTAAAAGTTGGGTTACTTATTTGAAGTTGTTCAGAACTAACAGATAGGATAAAATGTGGTTTCTAatttgttaatatatatatatatatatgtatgtatgtatttatgtaCTCCTCTCTTTTCTTATTTTGGATTGGCTTTCTACAAGAGGGTTTTGTAAATCCAGTACTTGATATCGAGTAGGGGATATAGAAGAACAAATGAATGTAAGGCTCTTGGAAACGTGACATGCATTCATGCATTCTTCTATCAAGTCCAGGACATGCATTTGATAATGCACttgttgtattattttatagatTGTTTGATCTAGTTAATGTACTAGTGTATCAGTTGCGCAGTTGCGCTTTCCCTTTTTGTCTATGAACTAGATTGAATTAAAACTTCTCTCTCTTAATATTTGTTTGAAGTTGATTTTGTTAAGTGATAATGCTGCATAATTTACTcaactcttttctctctcttataAATACTTATTCGAAATAATTTTTGTTACATAATAATGCTGAATAATTTACTAagctctctctctataaatatttgtttaaagttatttttgTCACGTAATATTACTCATTAGTATTATGCACTAAAATCTTtctataaaaatttatttaaggTTGTTTGTTACCTAACAATGCCGACATGAATGTATATTAATCAATATTATTTCTTAAACATATATACTATGCTTTAAATGGATTGGTCTATCTCGTGAGAGCAACTCAACACAGATTTTTCTCGAAGCAGACAAGAATAAGGCAGGTATGAGGTTAGGGTTGACGTCTTATCTATACACAACTGAGATTCTTCAAGCTATGATAGCATTTCGTTAGAGAACAAATTGGGCACCTAAAATGATGAAGGCCTACCTTTAATTTTacctttaaataaaattaagggTTTATATCAtaaatggtctttgaaattgactTGTGTCATCAAGATTGtccctaaaatttaaaatcgatCAATGTCGTCCCTGAAAATAGAtatcgcaaatcaatgtggtcattccattacaatttttttttttaaattctattatGTGCTcatgtggcacataaataggTCTCACgggtttttttcttatttttttaatcacaaatgattcctgaaattgaaaattaatcaatATAGTCCTAAAATAGATGTCTCAATTCAATGTGGTCCTTCCATcgtaattttgtcaaaaaatttaTTATGTACTGATGTGGTACAATGGACCCAGAAGTCcaactaaataaaaaataaattagaaataggtctaataatttaacaattaattaaaaaagttgtcaacCAAGAAACTCAGCCCCGCAATCACCACCGATCCCAACCCATACTCCTCTACCTCTATCAATGGTAGCCTTCACCATCTCTTCTctaaaaacaaattttcaagACGCCCATCTTTACACCCCTCGATCACCCTTCATCAAATTGACCAAGATTGAGACCACGTTTGGTGACGGCTTGGATTGGTGATGACTT contains the following coding sequences:
- the LOC137735699 gene encoding dof zinc finger protein DOF2.5-like, giving the protein MDTAQWLQGSGELEKPMEDHEMGSNGCTRSMLEKRARPQEQLNCPRCSSINTKFCYYNNYSLTQPRYFCKTCRRYWTEGGTLRNVPVGGGSRKNKKSTSSSASVSSKITIPDLNPPTTLSHFSSSHQNPRVTHEGQDLNLAFDSIDAHYHGTTMENNNSTNSSSAPNLSAMELLRTGIASRGVNSFMPTQNMPDHHSNTVLCPPSSAGFLLQEFKPTSLGFCVDGLGNRYGGDDHENVNGGRILFPFGDHHLKQISSTAGHHEVLHRHQNKGQGNPTGYWNGLLGGGSW